Within the Epinephelus lanceolatus isolate andai-2023 chromosome 9, ASM4190304v1, whole genome shotgun sequence genome, the region GAGTATCTCTTCCCATTCCCCTTGTGTGATAGTCAGGTTTCCCTCAGTTTCCCACCTTGTTTTAACTCTAAATGTATTTTCCTTGTTTAGTTGTGGAAGGCTTGAATACAATTTTGACATGACCTTTTCATAAGGTTCATTCTCATATGCTCTAATAAATATTTGGAGTAGTTCATTTTCTGTGGCcaaatttttctttatttttttattaatataatCACTAATCTGTAAGTGTCTAAAAAGGTCCTGATTTTGTAAATTAAATTTGTCCTTAAGCTCCCGAAAACCCCTTATGATACCTTAATTCATAAGAGTACAGTGGGCTGTTAGCCCACTGTTGATCCAATCTGTAaatcttttgtcatgtttactAGGTATGAATTCTGGATCCTATGCAAACCATCTTAAAATATCTGCTACCTTCTGCCTGCTGGCttatttttgttactgttttttgttttatttttattcttgaaTGCTTTAACAGCAGACTTGGCATCTCAGCTGTTGACAAGTTAGCTATTTAGCTCATGGACATCCAAATGTCTTCAATCtcatacaaaaaagaaaaactaactTCTAGATATGCATTTAGCTCCGACTCAGGTCAAAACAGTGAGCAATGACCTCTCAACAGTGACTTCACAAAAAATGCTGAATTCAAATGCATTTTCACATGTCAGCACCGTTTGTTCCGTTCTTCCTTTGACTCTCCATCCAACCCAGGAGAAGCGCTACCAGGGCCTGGAGAACCAGCGTCAGCTCCAGCAGCTTACTTTCGTCAGGGAGGAGAAGAGACAACTTGGCGATGAGCTGGAGGCCCTTCGCTCCAAAGATAAACAGCTGCGGGAGCGGATCAGCCAGCTGGAGGCAATCCTTCACAAGGTGAAGCACATTTACACTGTATTCTAGTCATTATATCACAACCTAATGATATCTGCTGTTAAGAGAAGCCTGATAAGTGGATGATGGACCGAAATATATATTAAGTTTGAAGTCGAAATAGTGCGCACcaaattttattaaaaaatccTTGATGTTTTTCCACAATGAAGTGTTGGTGGCCTCGAGGTTAAATGGATAGTTCAGACTTTTTGAAGTTGGGTTGCATGAGGTTGTTATCCACTGAGGTTGTGTTATCCACACTCAGTGTATTACATAGAGTTGACATTGGTCTGCACGCTCTCAGGTTAGAGAAGCTTGCAGGAGTATTGCCACAGAAGCAAagaaatgtactgctgtggacggggccGTTGTCCTGACAAATAGAGCTACCACTCAGAATGACCTACCAACACGATGCAGGCATGAGGAGTGTGTTTTAGAGGCGAAAAAATATTTCAGAGGACATGTCCATATTTTTGACCACATTTATAAAGGTAGTTGTcagaacagcagcagaaaaatgtgttttaaccccctaaaaaaatcaatatcagtttaagtgtacgctatatttcgAATGTTTTAACCTCTTTCTTCCTGCCAGACCACCCTTTCTGACAGGGAGCTCAACAGAAAGTTAAACCTATCCATGATCTCTaaaaagccagactccattgacaaaacagcaattttagctcactgaactCGGGACAATGccttgatttgtttgtttgtattatcatgcgactttggtgtttttaagAGTTAATTCAGATTCACAaaagtcacacattaacacaaacgAACTAATTCATCGAGGCATCTCCTGTGTCCAGCAAGGAACAGTTAACAGTTTCTGTCAATGGAGTTTAgaggctttaaagagagcaataTTAGGGCTTCAGTTCcttgtcagaaagggctgtctgacagcaaggtaaagcagggATGTACCAACCACCATCACCATCTAGTACAGATAATACACTGATTATGGTCATAAGAACCTCATACAACTCCACTTTTGGAATTGTAACATCCACAGTTCATGTCTGGTCAGCGAGTTTGTTGCATTTCATACCCAATCTCCCTCCCCCCTCATTTATTATCTACTATCAAATAAAAGCATACAATGTCCCAATATAGATACTGATAGAAAAAGCCTGTTAGAAAAGGTATTTAAAATAGTTTGATGATCAGCAacagttttaaaacagaaacaatatCTGAATAACTTTTTCTCATTCCAAGAATTACTctcatttaattttgttttctgttttctctgaacAGTTATTATCTCcctctgaaacaaaacaaaaatgttagtATATATATTCAGATAAAAAAGACCCTTATATGTCCTGCTTTGCCTCTGTTTGTGTTATCATTTCACATTCTCTGTATCTTCCCAAAGATGTCAGAGAGCTTTGCAGATTGTCAAGATTTCATCCAGCTGCAGGAGCAGGATTTTTTCCGTCTGAAACTCCAACACGCCCTGGACTTGAAGGTAGAGTTTATTACAGACAAAGAGTCTTTTTGGAAGCAGAAAGAGTGTTTTTCCACTCTATATACAGTATGCATACCTGAAAATGTAACTATATTTAATGTAGATGCTTTATGCTATCTGCTGTTTTCTCTTCATCATGCATGTTTTGATAGTTATGTCTTAATCTAGTCAGATTTACTCACATATTTAAAGGGAGCTGAGCAACAAATCTCACTGTGAACCAATTTTATCTTTTGTATAGGAGCTCCAAGGTCAAAATTTGCGCACAGCTCTGAATTTACCTCCACCTGACCTGGACTCCCCATTCCCATCTGCGCTCACTGCTCCACCCTCTTCCCAGCACGCCTCCAACACCCAGATCACGGTACAGCCAGGAACTCCTTATATCTTGCTTGTCTCCTACGGTTCCAGCCAGTCAAGTGCATGTGTGAATCATTGTTTATTTGGCTGCACAGACACAAGCTCAGCACATCTGCTAGGCCTTTAAATCAAAAACATACACGGCATTACATTCCTGTGGCAAGGAGAGAAACCTGACCGCAAATCATTTCAGTGAAACACTGTTCGGCTCTGAGATAAGAATAAAAGATCTTGTTGCTAATTGATGAATTACAGAAATGTGTAATACTGTCTTGTGTTCTCATGTTTCTCTGTTAAAATACAAGCCAATCAGACCAGCTATTTATAATATTGACATCACAGCAGTGAATTGACagtgtctctctccctcctccagcAGGAGAGCCCCGCCCAGGAGCTCAGGTCTCTCGTCAAGGAGCTGCGAGGAGTCATTTCGGAGAACCACAGACCACACACAGATAACAGGAGGAGGTCAGCGCCGGAGAGAGTGCACAGAACCACATTGTACGTCTGGCTCTGTTCCCACACATTTCAAGGATTAGCTTCGCTCTTAGGCTAGTTTAGGCCACAGATGAAAATCATGTGATGCTATTAAGTCATTtggagtggaggaggagggggagggggaccATACATGACTTGTTTCAGTGACCACACCATGTTTCACTGCTTTTACTGTaatatatcataaaaaaagatGAGCTGTTGACCTTTTAAAGTCAAGAAACTTGTTTGTGTCTGAAGTTATGAAATGTAATATGTGTAATGTCTCACTGTACGTTTAAATATTCCCATACACCTACAGCAGGACTGACAAGGCAGAAGAAGTTAAAGCTCCCTCCAGATTTAGAAGAAAAACCTGTGGCAGGTAGGGAGCAAACTTaacccatctttttttttatttcaaaaaatttgaatgttttgagCATGGAGGCTCTCACACCATCTACCCACGTGACCTTTCACCCCTCATGCAACATGCATGACACCGCAAAGTGCTGCAGGCTACTTAATGTGATGTAATCTATGTCTGTTGTGCATACACTGTGTACAGCGAGCCGCACTTCCTGAAGGCAGCTGAGCTCAACGGGAAAACGATCCACAATAAATCCTTCAGTGAGAGTGAGTTTCTTTACTACTTCGTCATTTTCAGGCAATCCAGCAAAATAATTTCAGTTTCTTGTTACTCCTTTTTATAAATGTGAGTGTTTAAAACATAATTTGTCTGTCAACTGAAAGAAATCTGTCACTAGGGcacccactagctcacctggtagagtagGCGCCGCATGTACAAAGGGCATGTCCCTGCCGCAACGACTGTAGTTTTGATTCCAACccacggccctttgctgcatgccatCCCATGTATGTTGGGCACCTGCTCTGCCGggtgagctactgggcaccccacTCAAGGAATTTCTTAAGCAAATCTGGCAACTAGTCTCATCaggatttcctgcttttctcagttttatatcatttttatgAGATTTTGATTGTTTGGTGTGCAAAACATGCAATCTGAAGACGTCACCTTGgtatttttactattttctgacatttaaagaCCAAATAATAAAtcaagaaataaaatatatagtTGCAGCcttgtataggacagacaaacTAAATACAACAAATGATGGATGATGATGATCTTTGCCAACATCCATATTCAGTTCTCTAACATATATAATGACCTTTCTAGGCTGTGTTATTTCAAGTCCAGCAGCGAGGTACACATCCTCCCCGCACATACTCTCGCTGGGCCGCAGATCACCTGTCCACTCtctcctgacctctgacccaaACAGCTGACAGTGAGACACAGCAGACCTGAGGCTGACCCCTCTTATCAGTAAGCTGTTAATATTGTGCATCATATTTACCATAGAGATAGAATGAGTAGAAAGGACATTGAACTGTTCGCCATGGTCATTTGACTAGCACAAAAGAAAATTGcaatgttgtttgtttttatggtaaCAAATACCCTGATGAGTTAATTTTCTTATAAGATGACACTTATATAAATTCAGCAACCCTCAATTCGTCTCTAGTAGCAAGGAAACAGAGACAGTCGTTACTGCAAAACCTCACCTCAGTGACTTCACAACTTCCTGCAAGTCAGTTTGTTTATATGGAAGGTAGCCTGCTACGGTTGTTACACATAAAAATTGTTGCCTTAACCATCCGGCTGTGTTCATTTGAATGTAAATGTCCTTTCTACTCTTAGTGTATTTctgtgatattttattttcatagaCTGAGTCATTTGTGGGTTTTTCTTCAAGATACTGTTTATCACTTTATCATACTACATATTAACTCAAAGGGAGAGTTGAATAACATTTACAAAGTGAAATGCTTTAATAAAGTTGTACAATAGCAAATAAGACAGAGAGACATTCCCTCACATTCCCTCACATCAACGGCAGCATAGCAAGAAATGTCATAGCACATGAGTGTGAGGCGTCAGGATGGAATGAGGCAACAAAATCTATTTCAGCAATAGTAAAGTTCCCCGTTACATGTCCTTCAGCAGCTCACTAAACTGATGTCATTAAAATCGTGTAAATGTTATTGACTAATCATACTCTCTGTAATCCCACCCCTTATAACAATTACTTcacttttttgtctttcagaAAGCTCCTTTTCTATTTCGAAGACTCCCTAGATGAAGTGTTAAAAGATGATTTCCAATCAGATGTAGTTTTGTAATTtattgtttaaataaagtttttaaagaaacatgAGCAGTTGAGTGGTTATTTCATAGCGTAGGTTTATCATGTATTTGTCTATATGGCTGCCCACAGTATAACAAGCTTGTAGAAATAGGGAGGAATAGTTAACGATAATGCAGCATCTATTTTGGCTGTTCAGGTAAATATTAGGCATCCATTAAACATAAAACCTCTGCTTACACACAGTGCGTAATCATCCATGTTTCCTCGTATACTGAAACAAACCCACACAAACTGCAGTGAGAAAAAGAGGACGTGTTTCAGACAGACTTGTCCTTTTGTTCCTCTTCTTACAGTACATTTTCTGTATACaaatgctgtgaaaacatcacacacaggtctctgaacccccccccccccgaatgTATAGTCTTGCCTTTTAGCCTTGACAGTCACAGTCTATTGTGGGTTACATAACTCCTCACAGCTAAGGTTTCATACATCTGTTTCAGCTCCTCATTCTGTCAACAAACCAACTGTCTCACATAGTCATCCTCCTTTTATCTCTTCTTTGGATCCAGCAAAAGCTCCTCAGACATGTTGTGTGTGTCTTACCCATGCGTCTTCTTGGATTTTTCTAATCAGCGGCTATTTGTGAACCTTTCTCTTCTTGCACCTTATTGGTTTCAGAGGGTTTTGAAACGTAATCGGTCCTGCCTGTTTGTGGCTGTGACAGGATTTCATTCTTGCCCTGAGAAACTGTTGGTGATGAAGAGTCTTGAAGGCCACCGTCAAAACTTCCCACTaatgcagcatcagtgacatttGTGTCTTCATCCTGCAAGAGTCAAAACATAAGTCCCTTGTATCATCGTTTTAACATCATATTGGTTTTCATGTCTGACAAACagtgacatttattttgttttttcagtttcttttagTGTAGTAGACTTACTGGGGAGGCAAACCATCTGCTgaaaagtttggcagctgattTCATGTCTTCGTGGGTGCTCAGTTTATTCACTTTGACCGTCCTGCCTTTCTTGGTACCATTTTTATTCATGTGTAGAACATAAGGGTTTCTGGGACTTGGATTTTGGACATCAGAGCTGCTGTAAGTGATTGAAAAGTAGACAGAATCTTCATATTTACTTGTTGGATGGACCAAatggataaaaaaaattacaattttattAATGCTACCAATCCGATTGCCAGTACACTTGCATTTTATTGGCAGAAGTTCCCTGTTTGGCTCTGTCCAGGTCTTCCTTTCTTGGCTCTGTACAGTTTTCCTCATCTTCATAATCCTCCGCATGGTCTCCTGTGGGCGTAGGAAGTGCAGAGGCACTGTTTACACTCATGTCTGGGTCCAAAACGGATACCACCTTGTCAAATAACTGTAGAGAAATGACGACAACACTCAACTCAAACTCTTAATTTGTCATTGTTCTGGCACATAGACTGCTGTCATTTCCACTTACCTCTGGGGTCATGTGATCCTGATAGTGCGGGAACATAGCCAGAGGATGCTCTTTGAGTTTCTCCTCCACAGCAGCCACATATTCTCTGCGAATCTGCTTCTGGATCATCTGCTTTGAAAAGCAGACTTGTTCTTTTGAGATGCACTTTCTAGGCTTTTGCCAGGAGTTGTGGTTCGGAGAGTCATGGAAAATAACCGGTGAGACACCTTTCCGGTCCCCGGATAAGATGGATGAACAGTCATTGAAGTCGTCAAGGCTCACATTTGCAAAACGCAAACAACTGCCAACCATGGAAATTTTGTTTGCTTGGCCTTTGAGATACTTGGTCTGCAACCTCTCTTTGTACCTAAGAAttaacacaaaaaagaaaagcagttcCAGATACTTGAATATGAGCTGAAACAATATGGAGACAAGTTagggataataataatagtcaAGGACACTTAATAAGCAAACTGCAGTATCAGCTGTGTATCCTCTCAAAGCCTCGCCCCAGGGATACTATCAGACACAAAACGGCAGACAGTATAATAGTGTATAGTTGCTCCTGTTTCTGTTAGAGTACTGTGCACCATAATccacaacataaaatatgaacaATTATTAAAATTTGACCTAAGACTCAGTTAAAGGATGGCATATATCTGACTGCAAAAGGCTATGTTTTCCTTATCTCAGTGGATTTTAAAATGTAGGagaactgttttttattttacatgctAGTTCAGCAGACTTTCACCGTCCTGGATCTTT harbors:
- the fam47e gene encoding protein FAM47E isoform X2; translated protein: MVGSCLRFANVSLDDFNDCSSILSGDRKGVSPVIFHDSPNHNSWQKPRKCISKEQVCFSKQMIQKQIRREYVAAVEEKLKEHPLAMFPHYQDHMTPELFDKVVSVLDPDMSVNSASALPTPTGDHAEDYEDEENCTEPRKEDLDRAKQGTSANKISSDVQNPSPRNPYVLHMNKNGTKKGRTVKVNKLSTHEDMKSAAKLFSRWFASPDEDTNVTDAALVGSFDGGLQDSSSPTVSQGKNEILSQPQTGRTDYVSKPSETNKVQEEKGSQIAAD
- the fam47e gene encoding protein FAM47E isoform X1: MDTNNTRPIFPWYKERLQTKYLKGQANKISMVGSCLRFANVSLDDFNDCSSILSGDRKGVSPVIFHDSPNHNSWQKPRKCISKEQVCFSKQMIQKQIRREYVAAVEEKLKEHPLAMFPHYQDHMTPELFDKVVSVLDPDMSVNSASALPTPTGDHAEDYEDEENCTEPRKEDLDRAKQGTSANKISSDVQNPSPRNPYVLHMNKNGTKKGRTVKVNKLSTHEDMKSAAKLFSRWFASPDEDTNVTDAALVGSFDGGLQDSSSPTVSQGKNEILSQPQTGRTDYVSKPSETNKVQEEKGSQIAAD